From Algoriphagus sp. NG3, the proteins below share one genomic window:
- the asnB gene encoding asparagine synthase (glutamine-hydrolyzing): MCGIVGFWERNKLSDLAKLKKMNDAIYHRGPDSEGLYVNGQVALGHRRLSILDLSSHGHQPFYSPCGNYILVFNGEIFNFKEFYPELKSKGYVFESSSDTEVLLYLLMEYGLKVLDRLNGFFAFALWQEKEQSLTLARDRFGVKPLFYTLGSGGFAFSSEPKGLFAGGYPKQIDEAQLDELLIYRYISGENTIFKNIKRLLPGHYMTIKNGTDLIKIRRWFHLGESALAHPRIANPLEWYEEVFYDSVKLRMISDVPVGTMLSGGLDSSSIAYAQAKLGFSDLSSWNVKFPGYEHDESHIAKMLSEDLGLNYNGYEFSDEAQTDLVKKALYINDEPLMHYTDNVLLGLSLEAKKKVTVLLTGEGADEVLGGYVRYKPHDGSLRHSILSLIQFVPDKYLKNARLLKLKRYLSLNNHDLQMMMNANELYLQDLKNMGILSANILPQYRVDVLEEAKKIYPTNRYRQLLYMEQHTHLQSLNDKNDRTSMGASIECREPYLDYRLVSGVASLPDGYFSSKGKGKLLSMKTVGAHLPEYIRNHRKIGMSMPWGKYILENDQFRKHLESMHESPIFKSGFLAHIEIHQVVKEFKANPGKNQGWMKQLFFLSLWYTTLFE; encoded by the coding sequence ATGTGTGGTATAGTAGGTTTTTGGGAAAGGAATAAGCTCTCTGATTTGGCAAAGTTAAAGAAGATGAATGATGCTATTTACCATAGAGGGCCTGATTCTGAAGGACTTTATGTCAATGGACAAGTTGCCTTGGGACATAGGAGGTTGTCCATTTTGGATTTGTCCAGTCACGGTCATCAGCCATTTTATTCTCCCTGTGGAAATTATATACTTGTATTTAATGGGGAAATATTCAACTTCAAAGAATTTTATCCTGAATTAAAGTCCAAAGGATATGTTTTTGAATCCAGTTCGGATACAGAGGTACTGTTATATCTGTTGATGGAGTATGGTTTAAAAGTGCTGGATAGGTTGAACGGTTTTTTTGCTTTTGCGCTGTGGCAGGAAAAAGAACAAAGTCTTACTCTTGCAAGAGATAGATTTGGTGTAAAGCCTCTGTTTTATACTTTGGGTTCGGGGGGATTCGCATTCTCAAGTGAACCTAAGGGATTGTTTGCAGGTGGATATCCTAAACAGATTGACGAGGCACAGCTAGATGAGTTATTGATTTACCGTTACATCTCAGGTGAAAACACGATTTTTAAAAATATAAAGCGTCTTTTACCAGGCCATTATATGACAATCAAAAATGGTACGGATTTAATTAAAATCAGACGTTGGTTTCATTTAGGAGAAAGTGCATTGGCTCATCCGCGAATAGCAAATCCTCTAGAATGGTATGAAGAGGTTTTCTATGATAGTGTAAAGCTGCGGATGATCTCAGATGTCCCAGTAGGCACAATGCTAAGTGGAGGGCTGGATAGTAGTAGCATAGCTTATGCCCAAGCCAAGTTGGGTTTTTCTGATTTGAGTTCATGGAATGTTAAGTTTCCCGGTTATGAGCATGATGAATCCCATATTGCCAAAATGTTATCCGAAGACTTGGGATTGAATTATAACGGGTATGAATTTTCTGACGAAGCCCAGACTGATCTGGTCAAAAAAGCACTTTATATTAATGACGAGCCCTTGATGCATTATACAGATAACGTTCTGCTGGGATTGAGTCTGGAAGCCAAGAAAAAAGTAACCGTTTTATTGACAGGCGAAGGAGCGGATGAAGTTTTGGGGGGATATGTCAGATACAAGCCACATGATGGTAGTTTACGGCATAGTATATTGAGTTTGATACAATTTGTGCCCGATAAATATCTGAAGAACGCTAGGTTGCTGAAGTTGAAACGGTATTTATCACTTAATAATCATGATTTGCAGATGATGATGAACGCCAATGAACTGTATCTTCAAGACCTGAAGAATATGGGGATACTTTCAGCTAACATTCTACCTCAGTACCGGGTAGATGTACTGGAAGAGGCAAAGAAAATTTACCCGACCAACAGGTATCGTCAATTGCTGTATATGGAACAGCACACCCATCTTCAATCTCTAAATGACAAGAATGACAGAACTTCTATGGGGGCATCCATTGAATGTAGGGAGCCCTATTTAGACTATAGATTGGTAAGTGGAGTTGCTTCTTTACCAGACGGTTATTTTAGTAGCAAAGGGAAGGGGAAGTTGTTGTCTATGAAAACAGTAGGAGCCCATCTTCCCGAATATATCAGGAATCACAGGAAAATCGGGATGTCCATGCCATGGGGAAAGTATATCCTTGAAAACGATCAATTCCGTAAACATTTGGAGTCCATGCATGAATCTCCCATTTTTAAGTCTGGGTTCCTTGCTCATATAGAGATTCATCAGGTGGTAAAAGAATTCAAGGCTAACCCTGGGAAAAACCAAGGATGGATGAAGCAGCTGTTTTTCCTTTCTTTATGGTACACTACCCTGTTTGAGTAA
- a CDS encoding glycosyltransferase, whose translation MRILFLGETYRADALTWMRGVEKESGVKICTMEVPFAPSRLKRLVYFLKFFFRIAFSSGEKWDIVMAERSTSYGFFALFVQSKIRVVAQQGITDAYPETGFSGVYKRFVQRLVYKRVDLIHAWGYVMTYAMVECGADPSKIMTLPKGINLNLYSHVRPFEFNNTIPIGIVTRSLSSIYNHHDILNAFKILKDRGVNVICWIVGGGVLEKELRDLVSTLDIKDRVVLQGKIDNDLLPEKLIKSDFYIAVPETEGVSASLFEAMSTGCFPIVTDLPSNRAFIRSGINGFLVPVHSPTRLADAIQEFLEEPERFSNGILSNRRYVEENVNFEENMKLIFKEYLRLLANKNKKCVV comes from the coding sequence GTGAGAATTTTATTTTTGGGAGAAACCTATAGAGCAGATGCCCTTACCTGGATGAGAGGTGTAGAAAAGGAATCGGGCGTAAAGATCTGTACGATGGAGGTTCCATTCGCTCCTAGTAGGTTAAAAAGGCTGGTGTATTTTCTAAAGTTTTTTTTTAGAATAGCTTTTTCTAGTGGTGAGAAATGGGACATTGTGATGGCAGAGAGATCCACAAGCTATGGTTTTTTTGCATTGTTTGTTCAATCCAAAATTAGAGTTGTAGCTCAACAAGGCATAACTGATGCGTATCCGGAAACCGGTTTTTCAGGTGTTTACAAGAGATTTGTCCAAAGATTGGTTTATAAGCGGGTAGATTTAATACACGCCTGGGGTTATGTAATGACATATGCAATGGTTGAATGTGGAGCGGATCCCTCGAAGATAATGACTCTCCCTAAAGGTATCAATCTCAACCTTTATTCGCATGTGAGGCCGTTTGAATTTAACAATACTATTCCAATAGGTATTGTAACCAGGTCACTTTCGTCAATTTACAACCATCATGATATTTTGAATGCTTTTAAAATCCTTAAAGATAGAGGGGTAAACGTGATATGCTGGATTGTAGGGGGAGGGGTTCTCGAAAAAGAGTTAAGGGACTTGGTGAGTACATTGGATATTAAAGACCGTGTTGTTCTCCAAGGGAAAATCGACAATGACCTGCTTCCTGAGAAGCTAATTAAAAGTGATTTTTACATTGCAGTCCCAGAAACAGAGGGAGTATCAGCCTCTCTTTTTGAGGCGATGTCCACCGGCTGTTTTCCCATAGTTACAGATCTACCTTCAAATAGAGCTTTTATTCGCTCAGGTATTAATGGTTTTCTTGTGCCTGTCCACAGTCCGACTAGACTAGCTGATGCCATTCAAGAGTTTTTGGAAGAACCTGAGAGATTCTCTAATGGTATCCTGTCCAATAGACGGTATGTTGAGGAAAATGTCAATTTCGAGGAAAACATGAAATTAATTTTTAAGGAGTATCTAAGACTTTTAGCAAATAAGAACAAGAAATGTGTGGTATAG
- a CDS encoding glycosyltransferase family 4 protein, whose translation MKILQLVDSLNYGGTERMSINMANLFSEKGIQNILVSTRKSGRMVENLNKSTIYLSLKKKNGLDVLTFFKLCSFVRKYNPDVVHAHSTSIYWGTLLKIFFPKLKLIWHDHFGLSDQLDQYPRKELNFFLKFVDAILVVNEKLEVWWKAKNILPSDRIFLITNFPYVEFKGREGMNTPVKLLQLANFRRQKDHLTLLEALKIIHLNGIDFNISLVGQIVEEDCFKVVKSKIRDYGLTDKIEFLGPSNEVDKLLNESDIAILSSISEGLPVALLEYGLAALPTICTNVGDCSKVLPSNDYGWLVPAQSPVDLANALAYVISHQSEALERGQNLRRHVLKNFGPERFHQLYQNILVDHPQS comes from the coding sequence ATGAAAATACTGCAACTTGTTGATTCCTTAAATTATGGGGGGACAGAGCGTATGTCTATCAATATGGCTAATCTATTCTCCGAAAAAGGGATTCAGAACATTTTGGTTTCGACTAGGAAAAGCGGTCGTATGGTTGAAAACTTAAATAAGTCAACCATTTATTTGAGTTTGAAAAAGAAAAACGGACTAGATGTCCTGACTTTCTTTAAACTATGTTCCTTTGTCAGAAAGTACAATCCAGATGTAGTCCATGCCCATTCCACATCCATTTACTGGGGTACTCTACTTAAAATATTTTTCCCAAAATTGAAATTAATTTGGCATGACCATTTTGGTTTAAGTGATCAATTGGATCAATACCCACGCAAAGAATTGAATTTCTTTTTGAAGTTTGTAGATGCGATTCTGGTTGTAAATGAGAAATTGGAAGTGTGGTGGAAAGCAAAAAATATTTTGCCTTCCGACAGAATTTTCTTGATCACTAATTTTCCATATGTTGAATTCAAGGGAAGGGAGGGGATGAATACTCCTGTGAAATTACTTCAACTGGCTAACTTTAGAAGGCAAAAAGATCATCTCACTCTGTTGGAAGCTCTGAAAATAATCCATCTTAATGGAATAGATTTTAATATATCGCTAGTTGGACAAATCGTTGAAGAGGATTGTTTTAAAGTGGTCAAAAGTAAAATCAGAGATTACGGACTTACTGATAAAATAGAGTTTCTGGGGCCGAGTAATGAGGTGGATAAATTGCTTAATGAGTCGGATATAGCTATCCTAAGTTCTATATCGGAGGGATTGCCCGTAGCATTGTTAGAGTATGGTCTGGCGGCATTGCCAACAATATGTACTAATGTAGGGGACTGTAGCAAGGTTTTGCCCAGCAATGATTATGGATGGCTTGTACCTGCCCAATCTCCGGTAGATTTGGCCAATGCACTTGCCTATGTGATTTCTCACCAGAGCGAAGCTCTGGAAAGAGGTCAAAACCTCAGAAGACATGTTTTGAAAAACTTTGGCCCTGAGAGGTTTCATCAGCTGTATCAAAATATTCTTGTAGATCACCCCCAATCTTGA
- a CDS encoding glycosyltransferase encodes MAPCIVSDKISEIDIAYHSENIEFVSVPSFDFLNPVNAIKALGTIPLIFWRILRTMGKAYHIHLRCPGNMGLLGSIAQLFFPGKKKSAKYAGNWDWSIRQPKSYRVQQFLLRSTFLTKNMKVLVYGEWPDKTKNILPFFTASYSDLDVLPFVPRKIGGVDTPVELIFVGTLSKNKNPDICIEVVKLLKENKIPCNLHLFGEGPLRKTLEELVHVSALEDCVTIHGNKPAEYVKQYYQRCHFLVFISDSEGWPKVVAEAMFWGCLPITTKVSCVPQMLDFGSRGVLVSKDPIDIYEQISLLINSQDEYNRMARTAHEWSTGYTLEKFEMEIGNVIND; translated from the coding sequence GTGGCACCATGTATCGTAAGTGATAAAATCAGCGAGATTGATATAGCCTATCATTCAGAGAATATTGAATTTGTAAGCGTTCCCTCATTTGATTTCCTCAATCCAGTAAATGCCATCAAAGCACTGGGGACTATCCCCTTGATTTTCTGGAGGATTCTCCGAACGATGGGAAAGGCATATCATATTCACCTAAGGTGCCCAGGCAATATGGGGCTGCTGGGATCTATAGCTCAGCTTTTTTTTCCAGGCAAAAAGAAAAGTGCAAAATACGCCGGGAATTGGGATTGGTCGATCAGACAGCCAAAGTCTTACCGGGTTCAACAGTTTTTGTTGCGATCTACCTTTTTGACCAAGAATATGAAGGTGCTTGTATATGGGGAGTGGCCCGATAAAACGAAAAATATCCTACCCTTTTTCACCGCATCTTATTCTGATTTGGACGTTCTTCCTTTTGTTCCCCGCAAGATTGGCGGAGTTGATACGCCTGTAGAACTTATTTTTGTAGGTACACTATCCAAAAACAAAAATCCTGATATTTGTATTGAGGTAGTGAAATTGTTGAAGGAAAACAAAATCCCTTGTAACCTCCACTTATTTGGTGAAGGTCCACTCAGGAAAACCCTAGAAGAACTCGTGCATGTTTCAGCGCTGGAAGATTGTGTAACGATCCATGGCAATAAGCCTGCGGAGTATGTTAAGCAATACTATCAGCGGTGTCATTTTCTGGTATTTATTTCAGATAGTGAAGGCTGGCCAAAAGTAGTAGCAGAAGCTATGTTTTGGGGATGTCTTCCTATTACCACGAAAGTGTCGTGTGTGCCTCAGATGTTGGACTTTGGAAGTAGGGGGGTATTGGTTTCAAAAGACCCGATAGATATATATGAGCAAATATCACTTTTAATCAATAGCCAGGATGAGTATAACAGAATGGCTAGGACAGCGCATGAATGGTCTACTGGCTATACTTTGGAGAAATTTGAGATGGAAATCGGCAACGTGATCAATGATTAA
- a CDS encoding glycosyltransferase family 4 protein encodes MHIVFLTGEYPLHNKIHGGIGSFVQTIAKGLIKENIAVTVIGFHSTVHSVDDDEGVRVISLSPSKAPGLKWYFNFRKLNKEIRKLHSQSPISIVESPELLLAFINKIPGIKYLIRLHGGHHFFSVGENRKVNNWKGFQEKRSFSKADGFIAVSNHVKEETQKFLSYGNKPIEIINYPISIERFYPSDPVKVVKNSLVFAGTICEKKGVRQLLQALKLLHKDFPDLHLNLFGRDWKFPGGKSYTDLMKESFADIKDSFTFYGPVEQARLPSIYEEAEICIFPSHSETQGLVAPESMAMEKPVIFTQLGPGSETITHGIDGWLCNPLDPIDIAGTIKMALSQRDDFSEIGRRARAKVIGKFSPKKILKANIDFYTSICDLK; translated from the coding sequence ATGCACATAGTATTCCTCACGGGAGAATACCCACTTCACAACAAAATACATGGAGGTATTGGGTCATTTGTTCAAACGATTGCAAAAGGGCTAATCAAGGAGAATATCGCAGTTACCGTGATTGGATTCCACTCAACTGTTCATTCGGTTGATGATGATGAGGGAGTCAGGGTGATTTCGCTCAGTCCGAGTAAAGCCCCTGGGTTAAAGTGGTATTTTAATTTTCGGAAGCTGAACAAGGAGATACGTAAATTACATAGCCAATCCCCCATATCAATTGTTGAATCTCCAGAATTGCTATTAGCTTTTATAAATAAGATTCCTGGGATTAAATACCTTATCCGACTCCATGGGGGGCATCACTTTTTCTCAGTTGGTGAAAACAGAAAAGTCAATAACTGGAAGGGCTTTCAGGAAAAACGTTCGTTTAGTAAAGCAGATGGTTTTATAGCCGTATCGAACCATGTAAAAGAAGAAACCCAGAAATTCCTTAGTTACGGCAACAAACCAATTGAGATAATTAATTATCCAATTTCTATTGAACGGTTTTATCCTTCCGACCCAGTTAAAGTGGTAAAGAACTCGTTAGTATTTGCGGGTACTATATGCGAGAAAAAAGGCGTGAGACAATTGTTGCAGGCATTAAAGTTACTTCATAAGGATTTTCCTGATTTACACTTGAACTTGTTTGGCAGGGATTGGAAATTCCCTGGAGGCAAATCATATACTGACTTGATGAAGGAGTCCTTTGCCGACATTAAAGATTCGTTTACTTTTTATGGGCCGGTAGAACAGGCTAGATTACCTTCTATATATGAAGAAGCGGAAATCTGTATTTTTCCCTCACATTCGGAAACCCAAGGATTGGTAGCTCCGGAATCCATGGCAATGGAGAAACCGGTCATTTTCACCCAACTTGGACCTGGCTCGGAAACCATTACACATGGAATCGATGGCTGGTTATGCAACCCGTTGGATCCCATTGATATAGCTGGTACGATAAAAATGGCTCTAAGTCAAAGGGATGATTTTTCGGAGATTGGGCGAAGAGCTAGGGCTAAGGTAATCGGGAAATTTTCTCCAAAGAAAATCCTAAAAGCCAATATTGACTTTTATACATCGATCTGCGATCTGAAATGA
- a CDS encoding glycosyltransferase family 4 protein — protein sequence MDQFNRETTFFDYILSPGQISDSRYIRCKKYKWISYNPWLRKYQLVKWVARDFVSTIKRLSDDEVFLKVVVFDDITLLEAIALEKEKLKGKIELVFFFHGFELKLSDFIQERVDKILFLSKSSYLHSLRNSVRLVPEVAVVGNGVDSNRFFPLDDREKQGVRESLSIPPDAIVVSWMANNRPVKGLHLFLKVLEQILKNHNNVYALIIGAKPDESITNSRIKQLGRVTHDRIPSYLQASDFYFFTSLWKEGFGLSVVEAAKCGNWIISSDNGSIVEVLQGFPNVYFVACPNIVQEWCISFQLAIADFKKSSQSGSFNKKSDLHTYENWKMKFIDAVG from the coding sequence ATGGATCAATTCAATAGAGAAACTACATTCTTTGATTATATTTTGTCACCGGGACAGATTTCTGATTCTAGATACATCCGGTGTAAAAAATACAAATGGATTTCTTATAACCCATGGCTTAGAAAGTATCAACTCGTAAAGTGGGTTGCAAGGGATTTTGTCAGCACAATTAAGAGATTAAGTGATGATGAGGTTTTTCTAAAGGTGGTGGTATTTGATGACATTACCCTGCTTGAAGCAATAGCATTAGAAAAAGAAAAACTCAAAGGGAAGATAGAGCTTGTATTTTTCTTTCATGGGTTTGAGCTCAAACTTTCTGATTTCATCCAAGAGCGGGTTGATAAAATACTTTTTTTGAGTAAATCAAGTTATCTACATAGTCTCAGAAATAGTGTGAGACTTGTGCCTGAAGTCGCAGTGGTCGGAAATGGTGTGGATTCTAATAGGTTTTTCCCGTTAGATGATAGAGAGAAACAGGGAGTAAGGGAATCACTGTCAATCCCCCCTGATGCAATCGTAGTGAGTTGGATGGCAAATAACAGACCCGTTAAGGGACTTCACCTATTCCTAAAAGTGCTAGAACAAATCCTGAAGAATCACAACAATGTGTATGCATTGATCATTGGGGCTAAGCCGGATGAATCTATAACTAACTCAAGGATTAAGCAATTGGGCCGTGTGACTCATGACAGGATTCCTTCCTATTTACAGGCTTCAGATTTTTATTTTTTCACATCCTTATGGAAGGAAGGATTTGGGCTGTCAGTGGTTGAAGCCGCTAAATGCGGGAATTGGATAATTTCCTCTGACAATGGAAGTATAGTTGAAGTACTTCAAGGATTTCCAAATGTATATTTTGTTGCTTGTCCTAATATAGTTCAAGAATGGTGCATCTCTTTTCAATTGGCAATTGCTGATTTCAAAAAGTCTAGCCAATCAGGCAGTTTCAATAAAAAAAGTGATTTGCATACATATGAAAACTGGAAAATGAAATTTATAGATGCGGTAGGCTAA
- a CDS encoding glycosyltransferase family A protein — protein MRVGENPNKNIDSEISSVVYHRVIIPVYIPNLNDSYFKSSMEILRFNLESLLFTIHGRTRITVVDNGCCDEVREYLKKMYNDFPLFDQLFHSKTNLGKINAVYSGIKSNTEELITVTDADVMFKPGWQHAVEEIFHEFPEAGMVSPVPHSMGFINFSNATTYYGLFKGKLYFDTVRDPEDLKKFENSIQRNILKPIHYRKYLVVDNGRAKGVMGCGHFVATYRREVFSFAPNFPARDFLSTRSDNDYLDMPNDQGGFLRMATLNNYGYHLGNVHEPWMELELKKIKEKPVEELYFDLPVPKPLTKTQYKIGWFFNRLLLHKFRKRFFKSKGVTGY, from the coding sequence ATGAGGGTAGGAGAAAATCCAAATAAAAACATAGATTCAGAGATCTCATCTGTTGTTTATCATAGAGTAATAATTCCTGTTTATATCCCGAATCTCAATGATTCCTATTTCAAAAGTTCAATGGAAATTTTGAGGTTCAATCTGGAATCCTTGTTGTTTACTATTCACGGTAGAACCAGAATCACTGTGGTAGATAATGGATGCTGCGACGAAGTGCGGGAATATTTGAAAAAAATGTATAATGACTTTCCGCTTTTTGATCAGCTGTTTCATTCCAAAACCAATTTGGGAAAAATAAATGCAGTCTATTCTGGGATAAAAAGCAATACGGAGGAACTGATAACTGTTACTGATGCTGATGTCATGTTCAAGCCGGGATGGCAGCATGCGGTGGAAGAGATTTTTCATGAGTTTCCTGAAGCGGGAATGGTGTCTCCAGTCCCACATAGCATGGGGTTTATCAATTTTTCTAACGCAACTACCTATTATGGTTTGTTTAAAGGGAAGTTATACTTTGACACTGTCCGTGATCCTGAAGACTTGAAGAAGTTTGAAAACAGTATCCAGCGTAACATCCTAAAACCTATCCATTATCGAAAGTATTTGGTGGTTGACAATGGTAGGGCAAAGGGTGTAATGGGCTGTGGACATTTTGTAGCCACATATAGAAGGGAAGTATTTTCTTTTGCTCCTAATTTCCCCGCACGGGATTTTTTATCCACGCGATCCGATAATGATTACCTCGATATGCCAAACGATCAAGGTGGATTTTTGCGTATGGCTACCCTAAATAATTATGGCTATCATCTCGGAAATGTGCATGAACCTTGGATGGAGTTGGAATTAAAAAAGATAAAGGAAAAGCCTGTAGAAGAACTATATTTTGACCTTCCTGTTCCTAAGCCATTAACCAAGACACAATATAAAATCGGCTGGTTTTTCAACCGTTTGCTCCTTCATAAATTCAGGAAGCGGTTTTTCAAATCAAAAGGGGTTACAGGATATTAG
- a CDS encoding ABC transporter ATP-binding protein, producing the protein MSFFVGIFDGFGIALFIPLIQASIDGEGELTDSFGNFKFIFDFFERMGLDITVPFLLGLMIFLFLLKGFFKFLDTYYKTLLQSYFVKNLRYKMVNSLEQMKFTHFTTMDAGEIQNTLSGEVYKVTASFIAYFNTVQSVVLLLVYFALAFFSNWQFALLVSIGGGLSNILFKRLYYYTEKASKSISSSSHTFQSYIIQTVQHFKYLKATSHFGIYKEKVLATIDQIEGNQRKIGFYNAILSGTREPIILIVIIMVVIIQMSFIGGEFSSIAMSLMFFYRSMVHVIAIQSSWQGFISNIGGIYSAENLIGTMESGKEITVASDFQLKSFDYKIKDVEFGYGDKPPILKNINIVFGEKETTAFVGPSGGGKSTFINMIVGLIKPTKGKIEIGGIELNNLDINKFRRRVGYITQEPVIFNDSVFNNVTFWSTPDPENMRRFYGSLELAKMDVFVKEMPNGHNTFLGDNGMILSGGQKQRISIAREIYKNVDILVFDEATSALDSQTERDIQNNIDSLKGKFSIFIVAHRLSTIRKADRIILLEDGEIVEQGDFEYLLENSSKFKHMVSYQKF; encoded by the coding sequence TTGAGTTTTTTTGTCGGAATTTTTGACGGATTTGGCATAGCACTCTTCATACCTCTGATTCAGGCATCTATTGATGGGGAAGGAGAGTTGACTGATTCATTTGGGAATTTCAAATTTATATTTGATTTCTTTGAGAGAATGGGATTGGATATCACTGTTCCTTTTTTATTGGGATTAATGATTTTTCTCTTTTTACTTAAAGGCTTTTTTAAGTTTTTGGACACCTATTACAAAACTCTGCTTCAATCCTATTTTGTTAAAAACCTAAGATATAAAATGGTTAATTCATTAGAGCAAATGAAGTTTACTCATTTTACCACCATGGATGCAGGTGAAATCCAGAATACCTTATCAGGTGAGGTATATAAGGTTACAGCTTCGTTTATAGCATATTTTAATACAGTCCAATCTGTTGTTTTATTGCTCGTATATTTTGCGTTGGCTTTCTTTTCGAATTGGCAGTTTGCACTCTTAGTTTCAATTGGGGGCGGGCTTTCCAATATCCTCTTCAAGAGGCTGTACTATTACACTGAAAAGGCTAGTAAGAGTATATCATCTTCCAGCCATACTTTTCAGTCTTATATCATTCAAACTGTTCAGCATTTTAAGTACCTTAAAGCGACTTCCCATTTCGGAATTTATAAGGAAAAGGTACTTGCGACAATTGATCAGATAGAAGGGAACCAAAGAAAAATAGGTTTTTACAATGCGATACTTTCTGGAACCCGGGAACCTATAATTTTGATCGTGATAATAATGGTGGTCATTATTCAGATGAGCTTCATAGGTGGTGAATTTTCTTCAATTGCTATGAGCTTAATGTTTTTCTATCGATCCATGGTGCATGTGATTGCTATTCAGTCCAGCTGGCAAGGGTTTATATCCAATATTGGAGGAATATATTCTGCCGAAAACCTTATCGGTACAATGGAATCCGGGAAGGAAATAACAGTAGCCAGTGATTTCCAACTTAAATCCTTTGATTATAAAATTAAAGATGTTGAGTTTGGATATGGGGATAAACCGCCAATTCTAAAAAATATAAATATAGTATTTGGTGAAAAAGAAACGACAGCTTTTGTAGGGCCGAGCGGTGGAGGTAAATCAACCTTCATCAATATGATAGTAGGATTGATTAAGCCTACTAAAGGTAAGATTGAAATAGGGGGGATCGAACTCAATAATTTAGATATTAATAAATTCAGGAGAAGAGTTGGTTATATTACGCAGGAGCCGGTCATTTTCAATGACTCGGTTTTTAATAATGTGACATTTTGGAGCACTCCTGATCCTGAAAATATGAGACGTTTTTACGGTTCATTGGAACTTGCCAAGATGGATGTCTTCGTTAAAGAAATGCCCAACGGGCACAATACTTTTTTAGGGGATAATGGAATGATCCTAAGCGGAGGGCAGAAGCAGCGTATTTCCATCGCAAGGGAAATTTACAAGAATGTTGATATTTTGGTGTTTGATGAGGCTACTTCAGCTTTGGATAGTCAGACAGAACGTGATATTCAAAACAACATTGATTCATTGAAAGGCAAGTTTTCAATTTTTATTGTAGCTCATAGATTGAGTACCATTCGTAAAGCTGATAGAATAATCTTGCTCGAAGACGGTGAAATTGTTGAACAAGGTGATTTCGAATATCTGCTGGAAAACAGTTCTAAGTTCAAACATATGGTCAGCTACCAAAAATTCTAA